One window of Candidatus Caccoplasma merdavium genomic DNA carries:
- the cls gene encoding cardiolipin synthase, whose amino-acid sequence MFGAYTYPWSDWLYFGIYTGFILTIIFTVIVVVLENRNPVKSLAWIVVLIFIPIGGFILYLFFGQQYRHTRMISKRKRRILQRMSSSTTQSDETETGNKLSPESQQQISLGYQLGGTRLTVHNRVEIFTDGESKFNALIEDLEKATDFIHLQYYIFNNDTLGRTIKTILAEKARQGVKVRVLYDDVGSWRVKAKFFREMRKAGIEIKPFFKVSFPQLANKLNYRNHRKVAVIDGKIGYIGGMNIADRYCDGLSWGIWRDTHARIQGPAVYGLQTAFSIDWSFTTREFLSEARYYPPTEESGDTDIQILTSGPLGEWKEIAMSFLKAIANARECIYIQTPYFLPTDSLLKALQAAALAKVDVRLMVPRHSDSRLLQYASQSYLKDVLRAGIKVYFYEGGFLHAKSLVIDNEFSTIGSTNFDFRSFDHNFEINAFMYSPETNARMKKIFLNDMKQCKRITLSRWKRRPIYTKVVESFVRLMSPIL is encoded by the coding sequence ATGTTCGGAGCATACACCTACCCTTGGAGCGACTGGTTGTATTTTGGGATTTACACGGGTTTTATCCTCACGATTATCTTCACGGTCATCGTTGTCGTCCTCGAAAACCGCAATCCCGTAAAAAGCCTCGCCTGGATTGTCGTCCTGATTTTTATCCCCATAGGCGGATTTATCCTCTACCTGTTCTTCGGGCAGCAGTACCGCCACACCCGCATGATTTCAAAACGCAAGCGACGCATCTTGCAACGCATGTCGAGCAGCACGACACAAAGCGACGAAACGGAGACGGGCAACAAACTGTCGCCCGAAAGCCAGCAACAGATCTCCCTGGGATACCAGTTGGGCGGTACCCGCCTCACCGTCCATAACCGGGTGGAGATATTCACCGACGGAGAAAGCAAATTCAACGCGCTCATCGAAGACCTCGAAAAAGCAACCGACTTCATACACCTGCAATACTATATCTTCAACAACGACACACTGGGGCGCACCATCAAGACCATCCTCGCCGAAAAAGCCCGACAGGGCGTGAAAGTGCGTGTGCTCTACGACGATGTGGGGTCCTGGCGGGTCAAAGCCAAATTTTTCAGAGAGATGCGCAAAGCCGGCATCGAGATAAAACCCTTCTTCAAAGTCTCCTTCCCGCAACTGGCCAACAAACTCAATTACCGCAACCACCGCAAAGTCGCCGTCATCGACGGGAAAATCGGATACATCGGCGGCATGAACATTGCCGACCGCTACTGCGACGGTCTCTCATGGGGCATCTGGCGCGACACGCACGCCCGCATACAAGGCCCCGCCGTGTACGGACTGCAAACGGCCTTCTCCATCGATTGGAGTTTTACCACCCGGGAATTCCTCTCCGAGGCACGCTACTACCCGCCCACCGAAGAGTCAGGCGACACCGACATACAGATACTCACCAGCGGCCCGTTGGGCGAATGGAAAGAAATTGCGATGTCTTTCCTGAAAGCCATCGCCAATGCCCGGGAGTGCATCTACATACAGACCCCCTACTTCCTCCCCACCGACAGTTTGCTCAAAGCCCTGCAAGCCGCCGCACTCGCCAAGGTCGACGTGCGCCTCATGGTTCCCCGGCACAGCGACTCCCGGCTCTTGCAATATGCCTCGCAGTCTTACCTCAAAGACGTCTTGCGCGCCGGCATCAAGGTCTATTTCTACGAAGGAGGATTCCTTCATGCCAAGAGCCTGGTCATCGACAACGAATTTTCGACCATCGGCTCGACCAACTTCGATTTTCGCAGTTTCGACCACAACTTCGAAATCAACGCATTCATGTATAGCCCCGAGACCAATGCCCGCATGAAGAAAATCTTCCTCAACGACATGAAACAATGCAAGCGTATAACCCTCAGCCGATGGAAACGCCGCCCGATTTACACCAAAGTCGTCGAGTCGTTTGTGCGCCTCATGAGCCCCATATTATAG
- a CDS encoding dihydrofolate reductase, with amino-acid sequence MFNKLVAIEPISLIPSAEEALHNYAREVTLHSDIPQSDEEIVRRIGDADAVLLSYTSTLGRSVMQQCPNIKYIGMCCSLYSPESANVDIRYAEERGITVKGIRDYGDEGVVEYVISELVRCLHGFGQPAWNGEPQEITGLKVGIIGLGKSGGMIADALKFFGADITYFARSEKNEAREKGYTFAPLHKLLAGSEVVFCCLNKNTVLLHEAEFEQLGHHKILFNTGLSPAWDEKPFMEWIAGDNLCFCDTVGALGGAHLLAHPHIHCMQVSTGRTRQAFVRLSEKVLSNLSEYHG; translated from the coding sequence ATGTTCAACAAACTCGTAGCCATAGAGCCCATAAGCCTTATTCCCTCGGCCGAAGAGGCCCTGCACAATTACGCCAGAGAAGTGACGCTCCACTCCGACATTCCCCAAAGCGACGAAGAAATCGTGCGCCGCATCGGAGATGCCGACGCGGTACTGCTCAGCTACACCTCGACTCTCGGTCGAAGCGTCATGCAACAATGCCCCAACATCAAATACATCGGCATGTGCTGCTCGCTCTATTCACCCGAAAGCGCCAACGTCGACATACGCTATGCCGAGGAACGGGGCATCACGGTGAAAGGCATTCGTGATTACGGCGACGAAGGGGTCGTGGAATATGTCATAAGCGAACTGGTGCGCTGCCTGCATGGCTTCGGCCAACCTGCGTGGAACGGAGAGCCGCAGGAAATCACGGGACTCAAAGTGGGCATCATCGGCCTGGGCAAATCGGGCGGCATGATAGCCGACGCCCTGAAATTCTTCGGCGCCGACATCACCTACTTCGCCCGCAGCGAAAAAAACGAGGCCAGGGAAAAAGGTTACACGTTCGCCCCCCTGCACAAGCTGCTGGCCGGGAGTGAAGTGGTCTTCTGCTGCCTGAACAAAAACACCGTACTGCTGCACGAGGCCGAATTTGAACAGCTCGGCCACCACAAGATTCTATTCAACACCGGGCTATCGCCCGCCTGGGATGAAAAGCCGTTCATGGAGTGGATTGCAGGCGACAACCTTTGTTTCTGCGACACCGTAGGAGCCCTCGGCGGAGCGCATCTGCTGGCCCACCCGCACATTCACTGCATGCAGGTGTCGACCGGCCGCACCCGCCAGGCATTTGTGCGCCTGAGCGAGAAAGTCCTGTCCAACCTCTCAGAATACCACGGGTGA
- a CDS encoding YhcH/YjgK/YiaL family protein: protein MILNSLKDSASIESLHPLFKKAFDYIKATDFSTVPAGKIVLDGDKLYISVAEPTGKTKETARMETHDKYIDIQMPLTAVETMGWKATNELKEPTAPYNPEKDITFFADKPTTYVDVQPGEFAIFFPEDGHAPGIAEGNFRKVIVKVKI from the coding sequence ATGATTTTAAATTCATTGAAAGACTCCGCCTCGATAGAGTCGCTGCACCCGCTTTTCAAAAAAGCTTTTGACTATATCAAAGCCACCGATTTCAGCACCGTACCCGCCGGCAAAATCGTCCTCGACGGCGACAAACTCTACATCTCGGTAGCCGAGCCCACCGGCAAGACCAAAGAAACGGCCCGCATGGAAACCCATGACAAATACATCGACATACAGATGCCGCTGACCGCCGTCGAGACCATGGGCTGGAAAGCCACCAACGAACTGAAAGAGCCCACCGCACCCTACAACCCCGAGAAAGACATCACCTTCTTTGCCGACAAACCCACAACCTACGTCGACGTGCAACCGGGCGAATTTGCCATCTTCTTCCCCGAAGACGGCCATGCCCCCGGCATTGCCGAAGGCAACTTCCGCAAGGTCATCGTCAAAGTAAAAATCTAA
- a CDS encoding MBL fold metallo-hydrolase: MTIRFLSLSSGSSGNCYYLGTDTYGILIDAGISARQIKKSLAANGIAFESIVAVCITHDHADHIRGAGYVGEKCGIPVYTTQTILNGMNRCYAMTQKIYSVGRPILKENPFTIRDFTVTAFEVPHDGTDNVGYRVEVCGRCFVFATDLGYIPDSVAAYLQQAHCLVLEANYDREMLQQGPYPYYLKKRIVSRSGHLCNNDTAEFLATHYHPGLEYVFLCHLSRENNTPELACRTIEARLLQSNIAVGRDVQLAPLPRNTASELYLFPLGKEPCYRQMCLF; the protein is encoded by the coding sequence ATGACGATACGATTTTTGAGCCTGTCGAGCGGTAGCAGCGGAAACTGTTATTATCTGGGTACCGACACTTACGGTATTCTCATCGATGCGGGCATTTCGGCGCGGCAGATAAAGAAGTCGCTGGCGGCCAACGGCATCGCCTTCGAGTCGATTGTCGCGGTGTGCATCACCCACGACCATGCCGACCACATCAGGGGGGCGGGTTATGTGGGCGAGAAGTGCGGCATTCCCGTCTACACGACGCAGACGATTCTCAACGGCATGAACCGCTGCTATGCCATGACGCAGAAAATCTATTCCGTGGGTCGTCCCATTCTCAAAGAGAACCCGTTCACGATACGCGACTTCACCGTTACCGCCTTCGAGGTGCCTCACGACGGTACCGACAATGTCGGCTATCGCGTCGAGGTCTGCGGCCGTTGTTTTGTCTTTGCCACCGACCTGGGGTACATTCCCGACAGTGTGGCGGCCTATTTGCAACAGGCTCACTGCCTTGTGCTCGAAGCCAATTACGACAGGGAGATGTTGCAGCAGGGGCCTTATCCCTATTATTTGAAGAAGCGCATCGTTTCCCGCTCGGGACACTTGTGCAACAACGATACGGCCGAGTTTCTCGCCACCCATTACCACCCCGGGCTCGAATATGTTTTCTTGTGCCACCTTAGCCGCGAGAACAATACGCCCGAACTGGCCTGCCGCACCATCGAGGCGCGCCTCCTGCAAAGCAACATCGCCGTGGGCCGTGACGTGCAGTTGGCGCCTCTGCCGCGCAACACGGCGAGTGAACTCTATCTCTTTCCGCTTGGAAAAGAGCCGTGTTACAGGCAGATGTGCTTGTTCTGA
- a CDS encoding AAA family ATPase, whose product MLSDYFIQRLSENLPYVPTEEQAGLVARLAEFLWDDNVPSVFVIKGYAGTGKTSLVGALVKTLETFERACVLLAPTGRAAKVFASYAAHPAYTIHKKIYRQRAFTGDFTGFQLAHNAHKNTFFIVDEASMIANEAAEGAHYGSGLLLDDLFDFVYSGAGCRLILLGDTAQLPPVGQVRSPALDEEYLRRYGYPVFSCELTHVVRQVEESGVLFNATRLRNAMQENPLPVPSIAWRRFPDVSLVGGDELIEVLSSAYRRDGMDETIIVTRSNKRANIFNQGIRNRILYREEELASGDLLLVARNNYFWSEKYEKLDFIANGDVARVVRVRRVCEMYGFRFADVVLYFPDYEEEMEAKVILDTLHSESPSLTAEENTRLFNAVMEDYADVPSKRERLKRLKNDPWFNALQVKYAYAVTCHKAQGGQWANVFIDMGYIRPDMLGLDFYRWLYTAFTRTTGRLWLINVSPDYIEEKPSD is encoded by the coding sequence ATGCTCAGTGATTATTTCATACAGCGCCTTTCCGAAAACCTGCCCTATGTCCCTACCGAAGAGCAGGCCGGGCTGGTGGCCCGCTTGGCGGAGTTCCTGTGGGACGACAATGTCCCCTCGGTGTTTGTCATCAAAGGTTACGCCGGTACGGGAAAGACTTCGCTCGTCGGGGCGCTGGTCAAGACGCTGGAAACGTTCGAACGCGCGTGTGTATTGCTGGCTCCCACCGGACGTGCGGCCAAAGTCTTTGCTTCGTATGCGGCCCACCCGGCCTACACGATACACAAGAAAATCTATCGGCAACGAGCCTTTACGGGCGATTTCACGGGCTTCCAGTTGGCCCATAATGCCCACAAGAATACCTTTTTTATTGTCGATGAGGCGTCGATGATTGCCAATGAAGCTGCCGAGGGAGCACACTACGGCTCGGGACTGTTGCTCGATGACCTCTTCGATTTTGTCTATTCCGGTGCCGGCTGCCGTCTCATTTTGCTGGGCGACACGGCGCAGCTGCCGCCTGTGGGGCAGGTGCGCAGTCCGGCTCTCGATGAGGAATATTTGCGACGCTACGGTTACCCGGTCTTTTCGTGCGAATTGACCCATGTCGTGCGGCAGGTCGAGGAGTCGGGTGTGTTGTTCAATGCCACGCGGTTGCGCAACGCCATGCAGGAAAATCCGCTTCCTGTGCCATCGATTGCCTGGCGGCGTTTCCCCGATGTGAGCCTCGTGGGAGGAGACGAACTCATAGAGGTACTCTCGTCGGCCTATCGCCGTGATGGCATGGACGAGACCATTATTGTCACCCGCTCGAACAAGCGGGCCAACATCTTCAACCAGGGCATTCGCAACCGCATTCTCTATCGGGAGGAAGAACTTGCCTCGGGCGACCTGTTGCTGGTGGCCCGCAACAACTATTTTTGGAGCGAGAAGTATGAGAAACTCGACTTCATCGCCAACGGCGATGTGGCTCGTGTCGTGCGGGTGCGTCGCGTGTGTGAGATGTACGGTTTCAGGTTTGCCGATGTGGTGCTCTATTTCCCCGACTATGAAGAGGAGATGGAGGCCAAGGTCATTCTCGACACGTTGCATTCGGAGTCACCTTCACTCACGGCCGAGGAGAACACCCGCCTGTTCAATGCCGTGATGGAAGATTATGCCGACGTGCCCTCCAAGCGCGAGCGTCTCAAACGGCTCAAAAACGACCCCTGGTTCAATGCCTTGCAGGTGAAGTATGCCTATGCCGTGACCTGCCACAAGGCGCAGGGCGGACAGTGGGCCAATGTCTTTATTGATATGGGATATATCCGTCCCGACATGCTCGGCCTCGATTTCTACCGGTGGCTCTATACGGCCTTCACGCGCACGACGGGTCGGCTTTGGCTCATCAATGTGTCGCCCGATTACATCGAGGAGAAGCCGTCCGACTGA
- a CDS encoding alpha amylase C-terminal domain-containing protein: MLNLIKNDPWLEPFSPTIEYRHHLALEKEKELCGKKGTLSDFADGYLYFGLHRNDKKEWIIREWAPNATEIYLIGDFSDWKESQAYRFKSLPNGVWEIKLAPNQLHHLDLYKLSMHWKGGQGERVPAWATRVVQDDTTYIFSAQVWAPEKPYKFKKKNFTPNTAPLLIYECHIGMAQEDERIGSYDEFREKVLPRIVADGYNAIQIMAIQEHPYYGSFGYHVSSFFAPSSRFGTPDELKHLIDEAHRNGIAVIMDIVHSHAVKNENEGLGRFDGTPDQFFYGDHRREHPAWDSLCFDYGKNSVIHFLLSNCKYWLEEFRFDGFRFDGVTSMLYYDHGLGKAFGGYGDYYDGGQDENAITYLTLANRLIHEVNPHAITIAEEMSGMPGLAAKIEDGGIGFDYRMAMGIPDFWIKTIKEKKDEDWHPTGIFWELTNRRADEKTINYAESHDQALVGDKTIIFRLIDAEMYWHMMKDDTNSMAVDRGMALHKMIRLVTLATINGGYLNFMGNEFGHPEWIDFPREGNNWSYKYARRQWSLVDRKDLKYCYLGAFDKAMIHLVNSIRHFEQRPIVKLWDSGEDQILAFMRKDLVFVFNFSPTRSYEGYGILTPKGSYKCILDSDQPQFGGYARINQNIEHFTQPDPLYKKEKKEWLMLYLPARTAMVLQLQKKK; the protein is encoded by the coding sequence ATGCTCAACCTGATAAAAAACGATCCGTGGCTCGAACCGTTCTCACCGACCATCGAATATCGTCATCACCTCGCACTCGAAAAAGAAAAAGAGCTTTGCGGCAAAAAGGGAACCCTCTCCGATTTTGCCGACGGATACCTCTACTTCGGCCTGCACCGCAACGACAAGAAAGAGTGGATCATACGGGAATGGGCTCCCAACGCCACCGAGATATACCTCATCGGCGATTTCTCTGACTGGAAAGAGTCTCAGGCCTACCGCTTCAAATCACTTCCCAACGGCGTGTGGGAAATCAAGCTCGCCCCCAACCAGTTACACCACCTCGACCTCTATAAACTCTCGATGCACTGGAAGGGCGGACAGGGCGAACGCGTACCGGCATGGGCCACCCGCGTCGTGCAAGACGACACCACCTACATCTTCTCGGCACAAGTGTGGGCCCCCGAGAAACCCTACAAATTCAAGAAGAAAAACTTCACACCCAATACCGCCCCCCTGCTCATCTACGAGTGCCACATAGGCATGGCACAGGAAGACGAACGCATTGGCAGCTACGACGAGTTCAGAGAAAAAGTACTGCCCCGCATCGTCGCCGACGGCTACAACGCCATTCAAATCATGGCCATTCAGGAACACCCCTACTACGGGTCGTTCGGCTACCATGTATCGAGTTTCTTCGCCCCCTCATCGCGCTTCGGCACCCCCGACGAACTGAAACACCTCATCGACGAAGCCCACCGCAACGGCATCGCCGTCATCATGGACATCGTGCACTCCCATGCCGTAAAGAATGAAAACGAAGGTCTCGGCCGTTTCGACGGTACCCCCGACCAGTTCTTCTACGGTGACCATCGCCGCGAACACCCGGCCTGGGACTCGCTCTGCTTCGATTACGGCAAAAACTCGGTCATACACTTCCTGCTCTCCAACTGCAAATACTGGCTCGAAGAGTTTCGTTTCGACGGATTCCGCTTCGACGGCGTAACCTCGATGCTCTACTACGACCACGGACTGGGCAAGGCATTTGGCGGCTATGGCGACTACTACGATGGCGGACAAGACGAGAACGCCATCACCTACCTCACCCTGGCCAACCGGCTGATACACGAAGTCAACCCGCACGCCATCACCATCGCCGAAGAGATGAGCGGCATGCCCGGCCTCGCCGCCAAAATCGAAGACGGCGGCATCGGATTTGACTACCGCATGGCCATGGGTATCCCCGACTTCTGGATAAAAACCATCAAGGAGAAAAAAGACGAAGACTGGCACCCGACCGGCATCTTCTGGGAACTCACCAACCGCCGTGCCGACGAAAAAACCATCAACTACGCCGAGAGCCACGACCAAGCCCTGGTAGGCGACAAGACCATCATCTTCCGCCTCATCGACGCCGAGATGTACTGGCACATGATGAAAGACGACACCAACAGCATGGCCGTAGACCGCGGCATGGCCCTGCATAAGATGATAAGACTGGTTACTCTCGCCACCATCAACGGCGGCTACCTCAACTTCATGGGGAACGAGTTTGGCCACCCCGAGTGGATCGACTTCCCGCGAGAAGGCAACAACTGGTCCTACAAATATGCCCGCCGGCAATGGAGCCTCGTCGACCGCAAAGACCTGAAATATTGCTATCTCGGCGCCTTCGACAAAGCCATGATCCATCTCGTCAACAGCATACGGCATTTTGAGCAACGCCCCATCGTAAAACTGTGGGACAGCGGCGAAGACCAAATACTGGCCTTCATGCGCAAAGACCTGGTATTCGTTTTCAATTTCAGCCCCACCCGCTCCTACGAAGGATATGGCATACTGACTCCCAAAGGCAGCTACAAATGCATTCTCGACAGCGACCAGCCCCAATTTGGCGGCTATGCCCGCATCAACCAGAATATCGAGCACTTCACGCAGCCCGACCCGTTGTATAAAAAAGAGAAAAAAGAGTGGCTCATGCTCTACCTGCCGGCCCGCACGGCCATGGTACTGCAACTCCAAAAGAAAAAATAA
- a CDS encoding rRNA cytosine-C5-methyltransferase — translation MDLPAEFSTRMRRLLGDEYIDFEAALSTEPQTSLRLNPAKCDRQPDYRPVPWCRNAYYLDTRPAFTFDPRLHGGLYYVQEASSMFLDHVLRRFVDRPVRYLDLCAAPGGKSTLALAALPAGSLAVCNEVVRPRTHILAENLIKWGYDNTIVTRNSAADFGKLTHYFDVILVDAPCSGEGMFRKDPQAIAEWSPAQVGLCADRQREILTDVWDALRPGGLLIYSTCTYNREENEDIVHFLCERFGATPLDASPSEAWHIRPSLDTDLPAYRFMPHYTRGEGLFMAVLRKPGYEEECQRDEWLPRTSRKGGKSKNPRQPGKGNPASWRTWLAAPDDYTFDIGDTTVTALPSAYATDHAFFATHFEVVHRGIPVASLKGRDWQPHHALALSTGLAPDAFEPLPLSLVDAITYLRREAPAVVPDSHHRGTRLVVYEGSPLGWCNHLGNRINNLYPTEWRIRSGYLPDDLYLPTW, via the coding sequence ATGGATTTACCTGCCGAGTTTTCTACCCGTATGCGCCGCCTGTTGGGTGACGAATATATCGATTTTGAAGCCGCCCTCTCCACCGAACCGCAGACCAGCTTGCGCCTCAACCCGGCCAAATGCGACCGGCAGCCCGACTATCGCCCGGTGCCGTGGTGCCGCAACGCCTATTACCTCGATACCCGACCGGCCTTTACCTTCGACCCCCGGTTGCATGGCGGCCTCTACTATGTGCAGGAGGCCTCCTCGATGTTCCTCGACCATGTGCTGCGCCGCTTTGTCGACCGTCCCGTGCGCTATCTCGACCTGTGCGCGGCTCCCGGAGGGAAAAGCACGCTCGCCCTTGCAGCCCTGCCGGCCGGCAGTCTGGCGGTATGCAACGAAGTGGTGCGCCCCCGCACCCATATATTGGCCGAGAACCTTATCAAGTGGGGATATGACAATACCATCGTAACCCGCAACTCGGCGGCCGACTTCGGAAAACTGACCCACTATTTCGACGTCATACTGGTCGACGCGCCCTGTTCGGGCGAAGGCATGTTCCGCAAAGACCCGCAGGCCATAGCCGAATGGTCGCCCGCGCAAGTGGGACTCTGCGCCGACCGCCAGCGCGAAATCCTCACCGATGTGTGGGACGCCCTGCGCCCCGGCGGACTGCTCATATACAGCACCTGCACCTACAACCGCGAGGAAAACGAAGACATCGTACACTTCTTGTGCGAGCGGTTCGGAGCCACCCCGCTCGACGCGTCGCCCTCCGAGGCATGGCACATTCGCCCCTCGCTCGACACCGACCTGCCCGCCTACCGGTTCATGCCCCACTACACCCGCGGCGAAGGGCTTTTCATGGCCGTGCTGCGCAAACCGGGGTACGAAGAGGAGTGCCAACGCGACGAATGGTTGCCGCGCACCTCCCGCAAAGGGGGCAAAAGCAAGAATCCGCGCCAGCCCGGCAAAGGCAACCCGGCTTCTTGGCGCACATGGCTCGCCGCACCCGACGACTACACCTTCGACATCGGCGACACCACGGTCACCGCACTGCCTTCGGCCTATGCCACCGACCACGCCTTCTTCGCCACCCACTTCGAAGTCGTGCATCGCGGCATACCGGTAGCCTCCCTCAAAGGACGTGATTGGCAGCCCCACCACGCCCTCGCCCTCTCGACCGGACTCGCACCCGACGCCTTCGAGCCGCTCCCGCTCTCCCTCGTCGATGCCATCACCTATCTGCGTCGCGAAGCACCGGCCGTCGTGCCCGACTCCCATCACCGCGGTACCCGGCTTGTCGTCTACGAAGGCTCTCCGCTGGGGTGGTGCAACCATCTCGGCAACCGCATCAACAACCTCTACCCCACGGAGTGGCGCATACGCAGCGGCTATCTTCCCGACGACCTCTACCTACCCACCTGGTAA
- a CDS encoding SAM-dependent methyltransferase, with translation MLEAALYLIPVTLGDTPHDRVLPAYNREVTSGIRHFVVENVRSARRFLKRCDPATDIDAITFYTLDRHTPPEAVAGFLAPLAQGLPVGVISEAGCPAVADPGADVVAVAQRKGYKVVPLVGPSSILLSLMASGFNGQSFAFHGYLPIDGGERAKAMKRLEQRIYNENETQIFIETPYRNDKMVDDCLRYCRPQTRLCIALGITTAEESIRTLTLAEWARHKPVLPKTPCIFLLYK, from the coding sequence ATGCTCGAAGCAGCTCTATATCTCATACCCGTCACTTTGGGAGACACCCCGCATGACCGCGTCTTGCCGGCCTATAATCGCGAAGTGACGTCGGGAATACGCCATTTTGTGGTGGAGAACGTGCGTTCGGCGCGGCGTTTCTTGAAACGTTGCGACCCGGCGACCGACATCGACGCCATAACCTTTTACACCCTCGACCGCCACACGCCGCCCGAGGCGGTGGCCGGTTTTCTCGCCCCTTTGGCCCAAGGGTTGCCCGTGGGGGTGATTTCCGAGGCCGGCTGTCCTGCGGTGGCCGACCCCGGTGCCGACGTGGTGGCCGTTGCACAACGCAAAGGCTATAAGGTGGTGCCGCTGGTGGGACCCTCGTCGATACTCTTGTCGCTCATGGCGTCGGGATTCAACGGGCAGAGTTTTGCCTTCCACGGTTATCTGCCCATCGACGGTGGAGAGCGGGCCAAGGCCATGAAGCGTCTCGAACAGCGCATCTACAACGAGAACGAGACACAGATTTTCATCGAGACCCCCTATCGCAACGACAAGATGGTCGACGACTGCCTGCGCTATTGCCGTCCGCAGACGCGCCTGTGCATAGCCTTGGGCATCACCACGGCCGAGGAGTCGATACGCACACTCACACTCGCCGAGTGGGCCCGTCACAAACCCGTATTACCTAAAACGCCTTGTATATTTTTATTGTATAAGTGA